In a genomic window of Deinococcus aquiradiocola:
- a CDS encoding MliC family protein: protein MLRPLSARPLSLSVLAALSLTGTASVGASGGPAAMTPDQSRQVIAQSDYRCRGGIRVHVTQMPGTARVDFAGRSQTLDLTPGANGVSYSNDRFTWFSRGRTSYMRDARSGTLALTDCVATGQ from the coding sequence ATGCTGCGCCCCCTTTCCGCCCGCCCCCTGTCCCTCTCCGTCCTGGCCGCACTGTCGCTGACCGGCACGGCCAGCGTCGGTGCCAGCGGCGGTCCTGCCGCCATGACGCCCGACCAGAGCCGACAGGTGATCGCGCAGTCCGACTACCGCTGCCGGGGCGGCATCCGCGTGCACGTCACGCAGATGCCGGGCACCGCCCGCGTGGACTTCGCGGGCCGCTCCCAGACGCTCGACCTGACGCCCGGCGCGAACGGCGTCTCGTACAGCAACGACCGCTTCACGTGGTTCAGCCGGGGCCGCACGTCGTACATGCGGGACGCGCGGAGCGGAACCCTGGCCCTGACGGACTGCGTCGCCACCGGCCAGTGA
- the msrB gene encoding peptide-methionine (R)-S-oxide reductase MsrB: MTDTTYRKPSDAELRERLTPAQYQVTQHEGTERAFTGEYWNTTDDGIYVDVVSGEALFSSTDKYDAGCGWPSFTRPIRRASLTENTDHKIGYARTEVRSPLADSHLGHVFPDGPQAEGGLRYCINSAALRFVPLARMADEGYGEYLDLFPAR, from the coding sequence ATGACCGACACCACCTACCGGAAACCGTCCGACGCGGAACTCCGCGAGCGCCTCACGCCCGCCCAGTACCAGGTGACGCAGCACGAGGGCACCGAGCGCGCCTTCACCGGCGAGTACTGGAACACCACCGACGACGGCATCTACGTGGACGTGGTGAGCGGCGAAGCGCTCTTCTCCAGCACCGACAAGTACGACGCGGGCTGCGGCTGGCCCAGCTTCACGCGCCCCATCCGCCGCGCGTCCCTGACCGAGAACACCGACCACAAGATCGGGTACGCGCGCACCGAGGTCCGCTCCCCGCTCGCGGACTCGCACCTGGGGCACGTGTTCCCCGACGGTCCCCAGGCGGAGGGCGGCCTGCGGTACTGCATCAACTCTGCTGCGCTGCGTTTCGTGCCGCTGGCCCGCATGGCGGACGAGGGGTACGGCGAGTATCTCGACCTCTTCCCCGCCCGCTGA